Part of the Azospirillum formosense genome is shown below.
CGCCTGGGCGCCGGCACGATGTTCGGCGAAATGGCCCTGCTGAGCGGCCAGCGGCGCAACGCCGACGTCGCCGCGGTCGACTACTGCCAGTTCCAGGTGCTGGAGCGGCGCGACTTCAACCAGTTCACCGCCCGCCACCCGGCGCTGCGCACGGCCCTGATCGACATGGCCGCGCAACGGCGCAGGATGAACCAGCAGGACGCCGCCACCGACGAGGCGATGGCCGCGTCGGAAAACGCCGCCTGAGCGGACGCGCCTCGCACGGAACCGCCGCCGGCCTCTCCAGCGGAGGCGCGGCGGCTTCCGCGATCGGGCCGTTGGAGACAAGCAAAAGAAAAGGCCTTGGAGCCGATCAGCTCCAAGGCCTTTTCATCTTCCAGAACATTGGTCGGAGCGACAGGATTTGAACCTGCGACCCCCAGACCCCCAGTCTGATGCGCTACCAGGCTGCGCTACGCTCCGTTCGACGGACCGCCCTTCGTTCTGGAAGGGAGCGGGACTATAGCCGGGACCTTGGTCCAACGCAAGCGCTACAGTTCACTTTTTTTCACACCTCTCGAATTTCTTTTTCCTCTCCCAGAGCGAGCAGAAGGCGCGCCTCCCTCAACTCGTCGAGCGCCTGGGCGATGGCCTGCCGGATGGTGTCCGACAGGCCGTCGAACGCAACGACCGGAGCACCCTCCTCCCCGTCGGGCGACTCCAGGCCCGCTTCCTCCGGAGCGGCCGCGAAGGCGTCGGGGATATCCGGTTCCTCCGGCGTCTCCTCAACCCTCCGGGCCTCCGGATCGTCGTCCACCTTCCCGCCCTTCAGAAGGCGCTGCACGCCCTTGATCGTGTAGCCCTCGCCATACAGCAGGTTCTGAATCTGCCGCAACAGGTCCACATCCTCCGGGCGGTAGTAGCGCCGCCCTCCACCGCGCTTGAGCGGGCGGAGCTGCGGGAACTTGCCCTCCCAGAAACGCAGCACATGCTGCGGCACGTCCAGGTCGGACGACACCTCGCTGATCGTGCGGAACGCCGTGGCGGACTTCGTGGGGCCGCGCGCCTTCATGTCCGGGAAACCCTTGTTGTCGACCGCTCCGTGAGGCGGATCAGGAAACCGCCTTCACGCGCTGCGCCTCGGCTTCCTCCGCCTCAACGACCTCGTTGATGCGGTTCTTCAGGACGTGGCTCGCCCGGAAGACCAGGACGCGCCTGGGCAGGATCGGAACCTCTTCGCCGGTCTTCGGGTTGCGGCCGACCCGCTGCCCCTTCTGCCGGATCTGGAAACTGCCGAAGGACGAGATCTTGACCATCTCGCCGCGGGCCAGGGCGTCGGAGATCTCCTCCAGGACGCTTTCGACCAGATCGGCGGATTCGTTGCGCGACAGGCCGACCTCTTGGTAGACCGCCTCGCTGAGCTGCGCGCGGGTGACGGTGTTCTGTGACATGGTTCGCTTCCCCCCCGAAACCATAGGGGAAAAACCGTAATCCGGGGAAAGAACCCGGTCAATTCAAAAGCTTGGATCGCATCGTTGTGAGCAGCGCAGCAAACGCCACCCTGCGGAAAAACGAAGCGGGTGCGCCGCTTACCAGCGCACCATCGCGGCGCCCCAGGTCAGGCCGCCGCCGATGGCCTCCATGAGGATCAGGTCGCCGCGCTTCACGCGGCCGTCATGCACCGCCTCGCACAGCGCCAGCGGGATCGACGCGGCGGAGGTGTTGCCGTGCCGGTCGACCGTTAGGACGACCTTGTCGGAGGGCAGCTTCAGCTTGCGGGCGATGCCGTCGATGATCCGCTGGTTGGCCTGGTGCGGCACCAGCCAGTCAACCGCCGACGGCTCCAGACCGTTGGCCGCCAGGGCCTCCTCGACGACCGAGGACAGCTTGCTGACGGCGTGGCGGAACACGTCCTGGCCGTTCATCCGCACATGCCCGGCCGTGCCGGTGGTCGACGGGCCGCCATCGACGTAGAGCAGCCCGTACTGGGCGCCGTCCGAATGCAGGTGGGTGGACAGCACGCCGCGGTCCGCCGATGTGCCGGCGGCGTCGTACCCCTCCATCACCACGGCCCCGGCGCCATCGCCGAACAGGACGCAGGTGGTGCGGTCCTTCCAGTCGAGCAGGCGGGAGAAGGTCTCCGCGCCGATGACCAGGGCGCGGTTGGCCTGCCCGATGCGGATGAAGTTGTCGGCGATCGACATGGCGTAGACGAAGCCGGCGCACACCGCCTGGATGTCCAGCGCGAAGCCCTTGGTCCCCAGCGCCGCCTGCACCTTGGTGGCGGTCGCCGGGAAGGTGTTGTCCGGAGTCGTCGTCGCCAGCACGATGCAGTCGATGCTGGCGGCGTCCACCCCGGCATGCTCCAGCGCGCGGGTCGCCGCGGCGATGGCGAGGTCGGAGGTCAGTTCCCCGTCGGCGGCGATGTGGCGCGACTTGATGCCGGTGCGTTGGACGATCCACTCGTCCGAGGTGTCCACACGGGCTTCGAGGTCGCGATTCGTGACGACGTTGGCCGGGAGGTAGGAACCGCAGCCGAGAACTCGGGAACGCTTGACCATGATGTTAGACCGCCGCCGCCTTCGTGTCGGGAAGAGGCTTGGCGTCGCCGAGACGCTGCATCTCTTCCTTGATTCGGTCGTTGAAACCGTTTGCCGCCAGATTGTAGGCCACACCGATGGCGTTGGCGAACCCGATGGCGTCGGTGCCCCCGTGGCTCTTCACGCAGACTCCGCGCAGCCCCAGGAACATGGCGCCGTTGTAGCGGCGCGGATCGGTGCGCTGCTTCAACCGCTTGAAGGCCCCTCGGGCCAGCAGATAGCCGAGACGCGCCGTCCAGGAGGACTGAAACGTCCGGCGCAGGAACTCCGTGAAGAGCTTCGCCGTGCCTTCGGCGGTCTTCAGGGCGACGTTGCCGGTGAAGCCGTCGGTCACGATCACGTCCACCGTGCCGGTGGCGATGTCGTTGCCCTCGACGAATCCATGGAAACGCCCGGGCAGCGGCATCTCGCGCAGACGGGTCGCGGCGGCGCGCACCACCTCGTTCCCCTTCACCTCTTCCGAACCGATGTTCAGCACGCCGATCGTCGGCTCGGACAGGTTCAGCGCGGTGCGCGCGAAGACCGCGCCCATCACGGCGAACTGCACGAGGTTCTCGGGCTGGCATTCGGTGTTGGCGCCGAGGTCGAGCATCACGCTCTCCCCCCGCAGCGTCGGGAAGAAGGAAGCGATGGCCGGGCGGTCGATCCCGGGAATCGTCTTCAGCACGAACTTGGCCATGGCCATGAGCGCGCCGGTGTTGCCGGCGGATACGACGCAGGCGGCTTGCCCGCCCGCCACCGAGTCGATGGCGAGACGCATGCTCGACTGACGCCCGGCGCGCAACGCGACCGACGGCTTGGCGTCGCCGGCCACGGCGTCCGGGGTGTGACGCACCTCGGCCACCGCTCTCAAGGCGGGTCGCTGCGCAAGCAGCGGCTCGATGCGGGCGGTGTCCCCGAACAGCAGGTAGTGCACCTGCGGGTGACGCTCGCGGGCGATATCCGCCCCGGCAATCACCATGTCGGGTCCTTTGTCACCGCCCATGGCATCAAGGGCAATGGTCAGGCGCTGGCTCACCGCGGACAGGCTCCCTGGCTAGGACGTAGGGCGGCCAACCAAACCGCCATCAGGCCGCCGGAGCGCTCTGAACCACTTCGCGCTGGTCGTAGTGACCGCAGGAGCCGCAGACATGGTGCGGGCGCTTCAGCTCGCCGCAGTTCGAGCACTCGGCGTAGGACGAGGTCGGGAGAGCGTGGTGCGAGCGACGCATGTTGCGGCGCGACTTGGAGGTCTTCTTCTTCGGAACAGCCATGGCCGTAAACTCTCTTCATTGTAAAAGGCGGCCCGAAGAGGGGCCGCCTGACGCGAGCGGCATTCAATACGGCAATTGCCCCCGAAGGGCAAGCCCGTTCCGCCCTCAATTCTGTCGTTTCAGACGTTCCAGCACGGCAAACGGGTTCGGCTTCTCCGGATCGGCGTCGACGTCATGATCGGAGGGGGCCGGTGCCTCCTCCTCCTCTTCGCCTTCGTTGTATCCGTCGAACGCCACGCCTTCTGCATGAGGATAGGGGTCGAGCGCCAGGGACAAATGCTGGGCGGCCAGTTCACCGATGTCGATGCGCCCGTTGGTCATGGCCTCCGGAATGTCCTCCTCGGCGATGTTCGGGTCGATCTCGATCTCGTCATCCTCGCTGGGAACCAGCGACTCCGGAGCGAACAGGGCGCCGAAGCGGTCGGAGACCTGGGCCGGCACCGGCTCCAGCGTGATGACGCAGGTCTGCACCACGTCGGCCTCCAGTTCCCCCTCGACGCGCACCATCTGGCCGCCGCGCACGGAGCGCAGGCGGACCCTGGCGGTCAGACGTCCGATTCCGTCCAGTTCGAACCGCTCGGCGAGCGCCTTGCGCTCGGCCTCCGTCGCCTCGATGGTTTCGATCAGATCGCCGTCGCGATGGACGGCGTCGG
Proteins encoded:
- a CDS encoding MerR family transcriptional regulator — protein: MKARGPTKSATAFRTISEVSSDLDVPQHVLRFWEGKFPQLRPLKRGGGRRYYRPEDVDLLRQIQNLLYGEGYTIKGVQRLLKGGKVDDDPEARRVEETPEEPDIPDAFAAAPEEAGLESPDGEEGAPVVAFDGLSDTIRQAIAQALDELREARLLLALGEEKEIREV
- a CDS encoding integration host factor subunit alpha translates to MSQNTVTRAQLSEAVYQEVGLSRNESADLVESVLEEISDALARGEMVKISSFGSFQIRQKGQRVGRNPKTGEEVPILPRRVLVFRASHVLKNRINEVVEAEEAEAQRVKAVS
- a CDS encoding beta-ketoacyl-ACP synthase III, which translates into the protein MVKRSRVLGCGSYLPANVVTNRDLEARVDTSDEWIVQRTGIKSRHIAADGELTSDLAIAAATRALEHAGVDAASIDCIVLATTTPDNTFPATATKVQAALGTKGFALDIQAVCAGFVYAMSIADNFIRIGQANRALVIGAETFSRLLDWKDRTTCVLFGDGAGAVVMEGYDAAGTSADRGVLSTHLHSDGAQYGLLYVDGGPSTTGTAGHVRMNGQDVFRHAVSKLSSVVEEALAANGLEPSAVDWLVPHQANQRIIDGIARKLKLPSDKVVLTVDRHGNTSAASIPLALCEAVHDGRVKRGDLILMEAIGGGLTWGAAMVRW
- the plsX gene encoding phosphate acyltransferase PlsX; translation: MSQRLTIALDAMGGDKGPDMVIAGADIARERHPQVHYLLFGDTARIEPLLAQRPALRAVAEVRHTPDAVAGDAKPSVALRAGRQSSMRLAIDSVAGGQAACVVSAGNTGALMAMAKFVLKTIPGIDRPAIASFFPTLRGESVMLDLGANTECQPENLVQFAVMGAVFARTALNLSEPTIGVLNIGSEEVKGNEVVRAAATRLREMPLPGRFHGFVEGNDIATGTVDVIVTDGFTGNVALKTAEGTAKLFTEFLRRTFQSSWTARLGYLLARGAFKRLKQRTDPRRYNGAMFLGLRGVCVKSHGGTDAIGFANAIGVAYNLAANGFNDRIKEEMQRLGDAKPLPDTKAAAV
- the rpmF gene encoding 50S ribosomal protein L32, translated to MAVPKKKTSKSRRNMRRSHHALPTSSYAECSNCGELKRPHHVCGSCGHYDQREVVQSAPAA
- a CDS encoding DUF177 domain-containing protein — its product is MRNTTPPSAGSASEFSRIVRADAVHRDGDLIETIEATEAERKALAERFELDGIGRLTARVRLRSVRGGQMVRVEGELEADVVQTCVITLEPVPAQVSDRFGALFAPESLVPSEDDEIEIDPNIAEEDIPEAMTNGRIDIGELAAQHLSLALDPYPHAEGVAFDGYNEGEEEEEAPAPSDHDVDADPEKPNPFAVLERLKRQN